The Alnus glutinosa chromosome 7, dhAlnGlut1.1, whole genome shotgun sequence genome includes a region encoding these proteins:
- the LOC133873080 gene encoding ABC transporter G family member 20-like, with amino-acid sequence MSSATSPFSADHKYNFFNHDQRLMDPKNLPQKSKPRVSPTLGELLKRVEDARSGANSPAHRVLDVSYACSSVPPSYPFVLSFNNLTYSVKVVRKISLPSCCSKNDDPFDSIGNSKILLNDISGEAREGEIMGVLGASGSGKSTLIDALADRISKESLKGSVTLNGEVLESRLLKAISAYVMQDDLLFPMLTVEETLMFSAEFRLPRSLSKSKKRARVHALIDQLGLRNASQTVIGDEGHRGVSGGERRRVSIGIDIIHDPIVLFLDEPTSGLDSTSAFMVVKVLQRIAQSGSIVIMSIHQPSYRILSVLDRLIFLSHGQPVYSGSPAALPLFFAEFGHPIPESENRTEFALDLIRELEEDPEGTRSLVEFNKSWQTKIKKQRNNEDNNFRDNRPKQLSLKDAISASISRGKLVSGAPNSGSSTFTSSVPTFANPFWIEMLVIAKRSMTNSRRMPELLGIRFGAVLVTGIILATIFWRLDNSPRGVQERLGFFAFAMSTTFYTCAEAIPVFLQERYIFMRETGYNAYRRSSYVLSHSLMSIPSLVFLSLTFAVTTFWAVGLAGGFTGFFFFFLTILASFWAGSSFVTFLSGVVSHVMLGYTVVVAILAYFLLFSGFFISRDRIPPYWLWFHYISLVKYPYEAVLQNEFSDPVKCFVRGVQMFDNTPLGMVPNPVKVELLKSLSGTLGVNITSSTCVTTGLDILKQQGITDISKWNCLWITVAWGFFFRVLFYFSLLFGSKNKRS; translated from the coding sequence ATGTCGTCGGCAACATCACCCTTCTCCGCCGACCACAAATACAATTTCTTCAACCACGACCAAAGATTAATGGACCCCAAAAATCTTCCTCAGAAATCCAAACCCCGCGTCTCTCCCACTCTCGGAGAGCTCTTGAAGCGAGTCGAAGATGCACGGTCCGGCGCCAACTCTCCGGCTCATCGAGTCCTCGACGTCTCGTACGCCTGCAGCTCCGTGCCTCCCTCCTACCCTTTCGTTCTCTCCTTCAACAACCTCACGTACAGCGTCAAGGTCGTCCGGAAGATCTCGTTGCCGTCGTGCTGTTCTAAAAACGACGACCCGTTTGACTCGATCGGTAACAGTAAGATTTTACTCAACGACATCTCGGGCGAGGCCAGAGAGGGTGAAATCATGGGCGTTCTTGGCGCCAGTGGGTCCGGTAAATCCACACTCATCGACGCTCTCGCGGATCGGATTTCCAAAGAGAGCCTCAAAGGGTCCGTTACCTTGAACGGCGAGGTCCTGGAGTCGAGGCTTTTGAAGGCGATATCTGCTTACGTCATGCAAGACGACCTGCTGTTTCCCATGTTAACCGTGGAAGAGACGCTCATGTTCTCCGCCGAGTTCCGCCTGCCTCGCTCCCTCTCCAAGTCCAAAAAGAGAGCTAGAGTCCACGCTCTCATCGACCAATTAGGCCTGCGAAACGCATCCCAGACCGTGATCGGCGACGAAGGCCACAGAGGCGTTTCCGGGGGCGAGCGCCGGCGTGTTTCTATCGGAATCGACATCATTCACGACCCGATAGTCTTGTTTCTCGACGAGCCCACTTCCGGCCTCGACTCCACGAGCGCTTTCATGGTCGTCAAGGTCTTGCAGCGAATCGCCCAGAGCGGAAGCATCGTCATCATGTCCATTCACCAGCCCAGTTACAGAATTCTCAGCGTGTTAGACCGCCTCATCTTCCTCTCCCACGGACAACCCGTGTACAGCGGCTCTCCAGCGGCACTACCGCTCTTCTTCGCCGAGTTCGGGCACCCGATACCCGAAAGCGAGAACCGGACCGAGTTCGCCCTTGATCTGATTCGCGAGCTCGAAGAAGATCCCGAGGGAACCAGGAGCCTAGTCGAGTTCAACAAGTCATGGCAAACAAAGATTAAGAAGCAACGAAACAACGAGGACAACAATTTCCGCGATAACCGGCCAAAGCAGCTTTCACTCAAAGACGCCATAAGCGCAAGCATTTCCAGAGGAAAACTAGTCTCCGGCGCTCCCAACAGCGGGAGTTCTACTTTCACGTCGTCGGTTCCGACATTTGCCAACCCATTCTGGATTGAAATGCTGGTTATCGCCAAACGCTCGATGACGAACTCCAGAAGAATGCCGGAGCTCCTCGGAATCAGATTCGGTGCGGTGCTTGTTACTGGGATTATTTTAGCCACCATTTTCTGGAGGCTCGATAATTCCCCCAGAGGCGTCCAAGAACGCTTAGGCTTCTTCGCCTTCGCCATGTCAACCACCTTCTACACCTGCGCCGAAGCCATACCAGTCTTCCTCCAAGAGCGATACATTTTCATGAGAGAAACCGGTTACAATGCTTACCGCCGTTCCTCCTATGTGCTCTCCCACTCTCTCATGTCCATCCCTTCTCTAGTCTTCCTCTCCTTGACCTTCGCCGTCACCACGTTCTGGGCGGTCGGCCTCGCCGGAGGATTCAccgggttcttcttcttcttcctcacaaTCTTGGCGTCGTTCTGGGCCGGCAGCTCCTTCGTAACGTTCCTCTCCGGCGTCGTCTCTCATGTGATGCTGGGTTACACTGTCGTCGTCGCCATCCTGGCCTACTTCCTCCTGTTCAGCGGGTTTTTCATCAGCAGAGACCGAATCCCACCCTACTGGCTTTGGTTCCACTATATTTCTCTGGTGAAGTATCCGTACGAAGCTGTTCTGCAGAACGAGTTTTCCGATCCCGTGAAGTGCTTCGTGAGGGGCGTCCAGATGTTCGACAACACGCCGCTTGGGATGGTGCCGAATCCGGTGAAGGTGGAGCTTCTGAAGAGCTTGAGCGGCACGCTGGGCGTGAACATCACGAGCTCCACGTGTGTGACCACCGGGTTGGATATACTGAAGCAGCAGGGTATCACTGATATCAGCAAATGGAATTGCCTGTGGATCACTGTGGCCTGGGGTTTTTTCTTTAGggttctcttttatttttctttgttgtttggAAGCAAGAACAAGAGGAGCTGA